One window of the Emcibacter sp. genome contains the following:
- the pspC gene encoding envelope stress response membrane protein PspC: MTPHPEHHAPKYNKLYLDKKSAKISGVCAGLADYFGVDVTLIRVVTVIAFFFFGGPLILIGYVLLAWMLDPRPGDLYHDEKEGEFWKNVRVKPRNTIRDVRYKFREIEKRLRATEAHITSSEYKLHKEFRDLENEK, from the coding sequence ATGACACCTCATCCTGAACATCATGCCCCCAAATACAATAAACTGTATCTGGACAAAAAATCTGCAAAGATTTCCGGGGTCTGTGCCGGGCTGGCCGATTACTTCGGTGTCGATGTCACCCTGATCCGTGTTGTCACGGTTATTGCCTTCTTTTTCTTCGGCGGCCCGCTGATCCTGATCGGTTATGTGCTTCTGGCCTGGATGCTGGATCCCCGCCCCGGTGACCTCTATCACGACGAGAAAGAGGGCGAATTCTGGAAGAACGTGCGGGTCAAGCCGCGCAACACGATCCGGGATGTGCGTTATAAATTCCGCGAGATTGAAAAGCGCCTGCGGGCGACGGAAGCCCACATCACCTCAAGCGAATATAAACTCCACAAGGAGTTTCGCGACCTGGAGAATGAGAAATGA
- a CDS encoding PspC domain-containing protein, translating into MTSYREDRYYRPARRLYKDSFRGKICGVFAGLGEYLGINAALLRILGIVGIFMSGPVIIFAYFIAALVMSDKPFHLYR; encoded by the coding sequence ATGACCAGTTACAGAGAAGACCGTTATTACCGTCCCGCCCGCCGGCTGTACAAGGACAGTTTCAGGGGCAAGATCTGCGGCGTCTTTGCCGGTCTCGGCGAGTATCTCGGTATCAATGCCGCCCTGCTGAGAATATTGGGCATTGTCGGCATCTTTATGTCCGGCCCTGTGATCATCTTCGCCTACTTCATCGCGGCCCTGGTGATGAGTGACAAGCCGTTTCACCTGTATCGGTAA
- the pspB gene encoding envelope stress response membrane protein PspB — MAEVFGILFLTICAPLWIIFHYITKWKSAKTLTSEDEQILSDLYESAEKIESRLNNIERILDAESPDWRTK, encoded by the coding sequence ATGGCCGAAGTTTTTGGAATTTTGTTCCTTACTATCTGCGCCCCCCTTTGGATTATTTTCCATTACATCACGAAATGGAAATCCGCCAAGACGCTGACCAGCGAGGACGAACAGATCCTCAGTGACCTGTACGAGAGCGCGGAAAAGATCGAGAGCCGCCTGAACAATATCGAGCGCATCCTGGATGCGGAATCTCCTGACTGGAGGACAAAGTGA
- the pspF gene encoding phage shock protein operon transcriptional activator, whose protein sequence is MSSPQDQPIIGESPAFLEVIDQASRAAKHERPVLVIGERGTGKELIAARLHFLSPRWEGNFIQVNCAALTESLLESELFGHEAGSFTGATNKRVGRFEEAHGGTLFMDEIATCSMSAQEKILRITEYGTFQRVGGNKVLTVDVRLIGATNIDLPSAADAGEFRHDLLDRLALDVITLPPLRARREDIILLAFHFGQRAAHDRDWASFPGFSGDMIEALQDHDWPGNIRELKNVVERAVWHAEDEFEPVHIVELDPFRSPWRPKTASPVRQQEPVGRQDNEPSSSGPVTSPALGPTDYNETVAKLEKDLLQKALKANKHNQRDTAVYLNLTYHQLRHQLKKHDLL, encoded by the coding sequence ATGTCATCCCCACAAGACCAGCCCATTATCGGTGAAAGCCCCGCCTTTCTGGAGGTGATTGACCAGGCCTCCCGCGCCGCCAAGCATGAACGCCCGGTCCTCGTAATCGGCGAGAGAGGCACCGGCAAGGAACTGATCGCCGCCCGCCTTCATTTCCTGTCGCCGCGCTGGGAAGGAAACTTCATCCAGGTCAACTGTGCCGCCCTGACCGAGAGCCTGCTGGAATCAGAACTGTTCGGCCATGAAGCCGGCTCATTCACCGGGGCCACCAACAAAAGGGTCGGCCGTTTTGAAGAAGCCCACGGCGGCACCCTGTTCATGGATGAAATCGCCACCTGCTCCATGTCGGCCCAGGAAAAAATCTTGCGCATCACTGAATATGGCACCTTCCAGCGGGTCGGCGGCAACAAGGTCCTGACCGTGGATGTGCGCCTGATCGGCGCCACCAACATCGACCTGCCGTCGGCCGCCGACGCGGGAGAATTCCGCCATGACCTGCTTGATCGGCTGGCGCTGGATGTGATCACCCTGCCGCCGCTTCGGGCCCGGCGCGAGGATATTATTCTGCTGGCCTTTCATTTCGGCCAGCGCGCCGCCCATGATCGTGACTGGGCGTCTTTTCCCGGTTTTTCCGGGGACATGATCGAGGCGCTGCAGGATCATGACTGGCCCGGCAACATCCGCGAACTGAAAAATGTGGTGGAGCGGGCCGTCTGGCATGCCGAAGACGAGTTTGAGCCGGTTCACATCGTCGAGCTGGATCCCTTCAGGTCACCCTGGCGACCCAAAACCGCATCCCCGGTCCGACAGCAGGAGCCTGTAGGGAGACAGGACAATGAACCATCCTCTTCAGGCCCTGTAACCTCTCCCGCCCTGGGGCCAACTGACTATAACGAGACGGTGGCCAAACTGGAGAAAGACCTACTACAGAAGGCGCTCAAGGCCAACAAGCACAATCAGCGGGATACGGCGGTCTATCTGAACCTGACCTATCACCAGCTGCGCCATCAGCTTAAAAAGCACGATTTGCTATAA
- the pspA gene encoding phage shock protein PspA has translation MGIFTRLSDIVNSNINHILDKAEDPAKMIRLMIQEMEDTLVEVRSSAARVIADRKELDRNLARLDAAQQEWYAKAELALSKNREDLANGALMERAKLAEMAERLENDRDPLEEALAKYETDIISLEAKIKEAKTKQKSLLERQRSASSQLRVREKLYDNRIEDVMTRFGQMERRVEDTESRVEAADMGREKSLHEEFADLETQQKVADELAELKAKMAKGAEKETTKTKKK, from the coding sequence ATGGGCATTTTTACACGCCTCAGTGATATTGTGAATTCAAACATCAACCACATTCTGGACAAGGCTGAAGATCCGGCAAAAATGATCCGCCTGATGATCCAGGAAATGGAAGACACCCTTGTGGAAGTACGGTCTTCCGCCGCCCGGGTGATCGCCGACCGCAAGGAACTGGACCGCAATCTGGCGCGCCTCGATGCCGCCCAGCAGGAATGGTATGCCAAGGCCGAACTGGCCCTGAGCAAGAATCGTGAAGACCTGGCCAATGGCGCCCTGATGGAACGGGCCAAGCTTGCGGAAATGGCTGAACGTCTGGAAAATGACAGGGATCCCCTGGAAGAGGCGCTGGCCAAATATGAAACCGATATTATTTCCCTGGAAGCCAAGATCAAGGAAGCCAAGACCAAGCAGAAATCCCTGCTTGAGCGTCAGCGTTCTGCCTCAAGCCAGCTTCGGGTTCGCGAGAAACTGTATGACAACCGGATCGAGGACGTCATGACCCGTTTTGGCCAGATGGAGCGCCGGGTCGAGGACACTGAAAGCCGGGTGGAAGCCGCCGATATGGGCCGGGAAAAAAGCCTGCACGAAGAATTTGCCGATCTGGAAACTCAGCAGAAAGTCGCTGACGAACTGGCCGAACTGAAGGCCAAAATGGCCAAAGGCGCAGAAAAAGAAACAACCAAAACCAAGAAAAAATAA